A stretch of DNA from Thalassospiraceae bacterium LMO-SO8:
ACCACGGTGCCGCCGATCCAGGTCCACAGGTCCGGGAATTCGCCGAACATCACGTATCCAAGCGCCGCCGCCCACAACAGGCGCGTGAAGTCGGCGGGCAGGACGGCGGTGGCCTCGCCCAGCTGCATGGCCTTGGCCATGGCCAGATGCGCCAGCGCCGCGATGAGCCCGATCGCGATCAATTCCCCGAACTGGGCCCAGGTCGGCCATTCCCAGACGAACAGCGCCAAAATCAGCGTCGAGGGCGTGAAATAGACCGAGGAATAGAACACGATGGTGACCGGAGAATCGTAGCGCGACAAAATCTTCACCAGCAGCAGCGCCCAGGCCCACAGGACCGTCGACCCCAACGCCCACAAATACCCCTCGCTGATTTCCTGAAACCCGGGGCGAATAATGATCGCCATGCCGACGAAGCCGACGACCAACGCCCCCCAGCGGCGCACGCCCATCTTTTCCCGCAGCATGATGACGGCACCCAGGGACGTGAACAGCACGACCGTGAAACTGAGCGCCGTCGCGTCGCCGACAGGCACCAGGGACAGGGTATAGAACCAGGTCAGCATGGCGCCCAGGCCGACCACGCCGCGCACCAGTTGCAGATCCGGCCGCTTGCTTTT
This window harbors:
- a CDS encoding DMT family transporter, which codes for MATTPDLSDQATPAGPREVDNFRGMLFMMVGAGLIACLHALVRDVTQELHPFEVAFFRNVVVLIALTPLLLRQDRHAWKSKRPDLQLVRGVVGLGAMLTWFYTLSLVPVGDATALSFTVVLFTSLGAVIMLREKMGVRRWGALVVGFVGMAIIIRPGFQEISEGYLWALGSTVLWAWALLLVKILSRYDSPVTIVFYSSVYFTPSTLILALFVWEWPTWAQFGELIAIGLIAALAHLAMAKAMQLGEATAVLPADFTRLLWAAALGYVMFGEFPDLWTWIGGTVVFCSTLYITYRESRVKGPAEGVTLKTTEG